The Jatrophihabitans sp. genome contains the following window.
GGCTAGTTGGTCGGCCGTCATGCTGATGATCACCTGGGCAGGCGCCCCAGAGTCGACCAGCTCGGTGCGACGCACCGCCAGAGCGGCCAAGTCTTCCAGCGCGTCGTGCATCCGTTGGCCGTGGCTGCGCGGGTCCGGGCCAGCGTCGTCGGTGGGTTGCGGCGCTGATCGAGGAGTGAGCCAGGCGAGCAGTTGAGCGCCGCAGGTCGGGGTGAGCCGGCCGGTCGCGCGGTAGCTGCCGTCGGTGTTGGGAATAAGGGCGAAGCTGCGGTGGCGTTGCTGCTCGGCGTCGTCGGCGAGGACGCCGTCGGGGTGCAGGTGGGCCAGGATCCGCTGGCCGAGCAAACCCACTTCGCGGGGCCGCAGGGTCTCAGCAGCCGTGACCAGGTGTTGCTCGGCCAGGGCGTGGTCGCCGGTGCTGACCGTGGCCGGTAGCTGGGCCAGGGTGTGCAGGATGACCCGGGCGTGCTCGGTCGAGACCTGGCCAGCGGCCTGGGCAGTGGCCAGTCGCGGCAGCAGCGCCGGCAACGCCTGGCCCGTCAGCGACGTGCGTGGCCCGCAGGCGCGCGCGGCCTGTACCCGCTGCTTGGCCTCGTGAGGCGAGAGCCGCAGCAGGCCTTGCAACAGCGCCGACGTCGTGGGCAACACCAGCTGCCCTGCCAGACCTCGCCGGTCGACCTCGGCGATCAGAGCATGGTCAAGGGCCGCCAGGCGGCGACGCAGCACTTCCAGCTCGCGCAGCTCGGCCAGCACGTCGGCGTCAGACACGGCACTGAACCGGCCGGTGGCTGACGAGTCAAGACACTCAGCCACAGCAGTAGATGCGGCCGTCAGCTCGGCCGTTACCGCACCATTATGCAGCTGCTCCATACATCAGACACTACGGTGAGGGTCTGACACTTTTAGCTATGCGCTGTCTGATTTCGGATCGCTGGTTCCTGCATGCCGGCGGTATGACCGATAACCACAAGTCTGCTACAAGCGGATAGCGGCCGACGACCGAGGTGGGACACCGATCGCCCAGCCGCCGGGGACCGTCAAGTTATGTTGCGTAGCTAAACGGAGCAGGATCGTAGCTATGTTTTGATGCCACAATGTGGGCACCATGAGCCCGCAGATCATCTCGCGCCACGAGGAACTAGAAGCTCTCAAAAGTAGCCTGTCCCCGCGTCAGCCACCACCGCCCTTGGAAACGTCCCTACGCCAGATTATCGGACAGCACAGTTTTCAAGAGGCACTTAGACGACGGCCAGGGTTCTGGTCCTCAGAAGTTCAGAACGTGCTGACACAGCGGACGTACCACTCCAACGATGGGTGGAACTCCTTCGAACATGCACATAGATTGGCACTCTGCGCCCTCCAGCGGAGAGTTCAGCGCCGCGCATCTGCTCAATGGTTGGTCGCGCTTCGCGCCCTGCAAGAAGTTATGGATTCTGCGCCTCCACGGATGGGCGAATTATTTCACATCCTGGAGAAGGAATCCGCGTACTCTAGCCGCCTGACCAGTATGGAAAATATTGTGAGCTTGCTGATGAACCCACCCGGCACGGTTGCGCGAGACGTCACGGACGTTGTTCGTATAGCGCGCGAGATAGTTGAGCTTCGGTACGGGATGCGAGCCATCGCAAAAGGTCAGCATGTCTTATTTTCAGACTATGGAATTGAGATTGCAGAGGGCGACTCAGATCCACGTATCGGCGATGCTATAGAGCTGTATGATCTACGCCAGTCACAAAGCCGCCTTCATATAGGTGCAGTACTGGGCGCAGTAGGTTCTATCAGAGCTGTGCGGGATGACCCCGAAACAGACTTGGCCGTTACATATTCGACCATTCGCTCCGAGCCTTTGATAGATCCTACGGAGGGCCGTCTAGCTGCAGATGATTACCACCAATGGCACCCCAGCGTTATTAGCCTACAGCGGTTGGCCCCAGGATATTATTCCAGAACTCAAGAGGCAAATATTGCCATTGATGCAGTCAGGGCGCTCTTGGAGGTTTCCTTAGATATTACTCAGCGAGAACATCTCGGGCAGATCTCCAAATTATGGTCACGGTACGGCTGGACTTCGGCACCCCGCTCCCGACTATATGGCTACTTGACTAAGCGCCTATTAGAAGCCGGTCACTCGCGACTGAGCACGAACTCCGCTATAGCAGGGTTGACGACGTATTCGGAGCCAATAATCCGGCCCGCACGCAAGTCTGTAATCATTGATCTTTCCACGGCGACAGGCGCACTACAGGATCGTCATATTCGTGCCGTTGATGGCGCTGAGGCTAACGCGTGGGGAGCAGCGTTTGAGAAGCACTTACAAAGTCAGATCGACAAGACGGCGCACCGGCCGCCGCCGGAACTCAGGCCTTTGATCGGGAAGAAAATCCGTCGGGTCGATCGGCGTGTGTTAACGGATATTGACGCCATAGCCGTCCTCGACGGAACGCTACTTCTCATAGATGGAAAATCTTATCCGTCAACGGAAGGCATCCGTCAGGGAGAGTTCACCGCTATCAGGGCATACCGCGAGAAGGTCGAAAATGATACGGAAAAATGGAAGCGCAACTGCGAATATATAGATGCGAACCGTTCAATTCTCCCTGTAACTATTCCAGCTTCAATAGCGATCGCTGGCATAGTTGTCCTCCCGGACGTGCCTTACGTGCTTTCCGGCGCAGCAACGGACCGCGTCCTAGGTTTATACCGCGCTTGTAGCACGACAGAACTGATGTTACGACTTACGACGTAGCGCCTTTCAGTGGGTTATCAAACGCCGCGACGACTCTACGCTTACCGCAGTTATTCAGGCCACCCTCATGGCGCTACTCCTATAATGTCGCCATATTCGACACCATGGTCAGGTCCGATGGAATGTAATCTAATCCCACGGTGTCCCGTAATTCGTACTGTCCCATGAACTTAAGATCGCGACCGCTGGCTCGCCCCGAGCGAGGACAATGCGAGCATGAAGCCTGACGAGGACGTGGTCAGGGCCGTTCTCAAGCGGCTCCCGAAGCCGTCGCCCGACGCACCCAAGCTCGTCTGCGTCGAGGGCCTCGGCGGCGCCGGTAAGACGACACTGGCCGAGGCGCTGGCGTCACAAGTCCATCACATCACCCTCGTGCACGGCGACGACTTCTACGGCCCGGAAGAACGCGACTGGCGCTCCTGGAGCCCGCAGCAGGGTTACGAGCGCTACTTCGACCACCGCCGCCTCGAGCGTGAGCTGTTGCAGCCGCTCACGGCAGCCGAGCCGGCGACCTTCCAGCGTTACGACTGGGAGACCAGCACCCTCGACGGCTGGATCACCGTCGAGCCGCGCGGCATCGTGCTGGTCGAAGGCGTCTACCTGCTGCGTCGCGAACTGCGCTCCTACTGGGACTTCAGCGTCTACGTCGACACCCCGCGCGACCTGCGGCAGGCACGGCTGCACGCGAGGGGCGAGAACGACGAGGGCTGGATCGCGCGGTGGGCAGCCGCCGAGGACTACTACGAGCAAGTGGAGCAACCGGTGCGGGCAGCGGACCTGGTCGTCAGGGGCTGTTGAAACGCTGACGCCGGCCTCATCGAGTCTGGCCGACTGCTATCAGCGCGCTGAGATCGCTGTCAGGGATCACGTGTGCATGTGACCGTGCCGGGGCTGCGACTGCCTACCGCAACGCGCTGTATTACTGCCTGCCAGGCTCTAGTCTCAGCACGTGGCAGCCCAGAGCAAAGATGAGCAACCTTCGAAGGTCCCTACCTGCTTCATCGCGATGCCCGTCTCCACCCGATCAGCTGAGTCCGATCTGTACGGAGATCCCGATCATTGGCACCACGTCATAGAGAGCCTGTTCGTGCCGGCGGTGCAGGCCGCAGGGTTCAGGGCTATCCGTCCAGTCGCCTCGGGATCACACCTGATCCATGGATCAATCATCAGGCATCTCAGCGATGCCGACCTCGTACTGTGCGATCTGAGCTCCCATAACCCCAACGTGTTCTTCGAGCTGGGCGTTAGGACTTCCCTCAATCTCCCGGTAGCCCTAGTCCGCGATGAGCACACGGATCTGCCTTTCGACACTTCAGGTATCAACACACACAGCTATGACTCACGCCTCAGAGGTTGGGACATAGAGGAGCAGAGGTCAGCGCTCACCGAGCACCTGGGCGAAAGCACGAGAAGTTGCGGAGGGGAGAACCCGCTGTGGCGTCAGTTCGGCCTGACGATTCGCGCGCACGAGCCAGACACCCAGGCGTCACCGCTGGAAGCGAAGATTGACCTTCTCACCGGCCATATCGCCGTCCTTCAGGCGCGCTTGAACGCGGAGAGGGCTTACGATAAGCAGCCACGCGACGATGAGCAGACGCGCTACAGCCCCGCGCCACAGGCGCATGTCAGTGGGTTACAGACCTTCAGCGCCTGGCCAGTCACTAGGTTCCTAGCGGCGTTAAGGCGGTTCACGCTGGAATCACCGCACCTAGTCTTCGAGGCTGAGCCTCTCAATTCGAGCGAGGTCAGGGTGAACGTTGGCCCTTCCTGGACGCTCAGCGACGTTGATCGAGCGACAGAACTCGCTGACAGATACGGCGTATCGGTGCGCGTCCAGGCCGTTTCTATGCACGAGACGTCGGTTGAGGAACTGGCATCGACCTCGCCGAGTGAGAGAGCCGCGGCACGTCGTGCCATTGAGAACGCCCATAAACGACGGGGCTCCGGACCTGACAGCTAGCAGAGCGGCCCACTGGGGCAGCGGAACTGGTCGCCACGGATCATGCCTCGTCCTGGCGGCGCTCATCCCCGTTTCGCGCGCTACAGTCCGGTCAGCGCCTAGACTCACCGGCCATGACTGAGCTGGACGAGCAGGGCCGGCCGGAGCCGCCGATCGCGGCCGGCGAGGCCGACACCTTGCTGGGCTTCCTGGAATTCCAACGCGCGACCCTGGCCTGGAAGTGCTCGGGACTGGACGCTGCCGGCCTCAACGCGAGGGTCGCCGGCTTCTCGATGACCCTGGGCGGACTGCTCAAGCACTTGGCCTACGTCGAGGAGCACTGGTTCTCCCGCTCGCTGCACGGCCAGGACCCACGGCTGCCTTGGAGCGCGGTGGACTGGAAGACCGACCCGGACTGGGAGTGGCGCACGGCCGCCGAGGACTCACCCGAGCAGTTGCACGCTCTCTGGCAGGACGCCGTGACCAGGTCACGCGCGCTGGTCGCCGAGGCGCTTGCTGACGGCGGCCTGGAGCGGCCTGCCCGGCGCGGCTGGCCTGATGGCAGCGCGCCGAGCCTGCGGTGGATCTTGTGTCACATGATTGAGGAGTACGCGCGGCACAACGGCCACGCCGATTTCCTGCGGGAATCAGTGGACGGTCTCACCGGGGAGTAACCGCCGAACGAAGCCCCTCTACGGCACGCGGCTACCGGTGCGATCGGACAATAGTCCATGACAGACTAAATCGTTACGTCGAGTGTGCTGGAATAAGCTGGATTCCCCGCCATTCCGGTGCAAGATGGCGCCAAGCGGGACCAACCGAGCCTGTCACTGAAGTGCAACGCGAAAGAGGCTGCGGAATGGCACGAGTAAAAATCATCATCACGGTGCTGGCGTCGGTGGCGGCGGTGCTCGCCTTCGCCTCGCCCGCATCGGCCGACACCGTGTCTATGCAGGGCATCTCGCAAGGCAGCTATGGCAACAGCGCGGCGGCGGGCACGGTGCGGTATCAGGTCGCGGTAGAGGTGGCGAAAGACCCGGCCGGCGCGATCGTGAACGTCCGCGGCGTAGGCACTGTGCAGAAATGGGCAAACGCCGCCAAGGTGCAGGTCGACATGGTGCGGCTGGGCACCGACACCACGGCCGTCCTGACCAACTCGACTCCGGTCAACTCCGGTTCGGCCACCTTCGCCTCCAGCCGCACCGGGTGGCGCGCCGTCGCGCCGAGGACCTGCGTGAAGTACCACGTCCGCGCGAACTTCTCGGTCCGCTGGATGAACGGCTCACTGAGCCGCTTCTCGATCCTGTCACCGCTGACCGCGGTGTGCGGGCCGAGCAACCCGCCGGTGTACGCCAACTGCGACTCGCTCAACCGCACCTTTCCGCATGGTGTCGGGCGCTCCGGAGCGGTTGACCAGGTCCGCGGCAGCACCCAGCCGGTGACTTCCTTCTATGTCAGCTCGTGGATCTACAGCGGCAACACCGCCCGCGACGCCGACAAGGACGGCATCGCCTGCGAGCGACTCTAAGCCCGAAGCAGCCGGCGATCAGCACTGGCGGGAACGGCCTACAGCGGCTCGTCCACCCAGTCCTGACCGGCCGGCTGCAGGCTCGCGCTGCCGGCGGTGATGGTGGCGACCAGGCTCTGCAACGAGCCGACGGCGCCGGGCGCGACCGCGACCGTCAGCACCACCTCGGTGGCGCCGTACTCGACGCCTCGAACGGTGATTCCCCTGTTACGAACAGCAGATTCGAGCTGGCCTGCCTGCCCCGCCTCCACCGTCACCGCGAAGATCTCCCGTCGCAGGCGGCGGATCATCCTCGCGTCCTCCAGGGCAGCGGCCACGGCGCCGGAGTACGCCCGGACCAGCCCACCCGCTCCGAGCAGGGTGCCGCCGAAGTGCCGGGTGACCACCGCCGCCACATCCGACAGGCCCAACCCGGTGAGCACATTGAGCATCGGCATGCCAGCGGTGCCGGCCGGCTCGCCGTCGTCGCTCACCCGCACCAACGCCTGATCCGGCCCGATCACGAACGCCGAGCAGTGATGGCCGGCGGCGTGATAGAGCCGGCGGTGCTCGGCCACCAGCGCCAGCGCCGCGGCCTCGTCCGGCACTCGCCGGACGGTCGCCAGGAACCGCGACCGCTTCACTTCCAGCTCGGCGTGCACGTCACCGGCCAGGGTCAGGTAGCTCACCGCCGGCTCGTCACTGCCAGGGCTGGACAGCCAGCAGCACGATCCCGGCGACCATCAGCAGGGTGAGCACCACCACGAGCCAGATCCACCAGCGATGCGAGGCGTCTTCCAGTGGCTCCATCGGCGGCTCGGGCAGCGGGGCGGGCCGCGGTCGGGGCGGTGACGGTGGCGCGCTGGCCTGCATGGTCAACCCGCAGCGCACGCACAGCGTCGCGGTCGGCAGGTTCGGCTCGTTGCAGTGCGGGCACGGCGCCGAGGCGATCACCACCCGGCCCAGCGTGCCGGGCAGCCTGCGCAGCGCGTCGTCGTCGCTGTCGACCGGGTCGCTGAACACCACCTGATCCCGGGCCCAGAACAGCGGAAAGTCACACCGGGGGCAGAAGTCCAACGCGTCCCGCCTGGTCAGCTCCACCATCGCCGACGCGCTGCACTCGGGACAGGTGATGGCGACCGGGTGGTGCTGGGCACTGGTGACCCGGGCCGCCGGCGCGGGGGCGTTGGACGGCTCCGGCGTGATCGAGGCGGCGGGGATCGCCGGCAACACCCTGGTGTGCTCGGCAGGCCACCCCTGGCCCGGCACATGGTCGTCCACCGGCTGGCCGGCGTCGGCCGGGGCGCCAGTGGCCGGCTGTTCTGCTCCGGTGGGCCGAGACTCCCCCGGCTGGCCCCCGTCAGCGTCCCGTGCCGCGCTCACCGTCGGGCCTCCACAGCCGATGACCATACCTGCCGGTCACCGATCCAGAGCTCGGCGCGGACATGCGCCGGGACCTCGTCGCGCACCAGGGCCACGAAGTCGCCCTGTTCCAGCCAGCCGGTCGAGGCCACCGTCATCCGAACGAAGGCGGTGTCGGCCGGCGCGTCACCCTCGCGCCAGACTCCGCCGCCGTCGACGACCTGGGCAGGGCCGCCGCTGGTCATCTCCAGAAACTGCTCCAGGCCGCGCCGGGTGCCACGCCAGCTCATGGTCCGCGCCGAGCTGCGCACGATCATCCGCTGCAGCTCTCGCGGCAGCGACGGGTCGACCGAGTCGACGCCGATCCAGGAACCCATCCAGCGCACCATCGCATCGGGCGCGACGGTCGGGTCGACCACGTTCTCGATGTTGTCCGCGCCCTCCAGCAAGGTGTCGGCCAGCTCCTGGAACAGCGACAGGAACTTGACGAAGAACTCGCTGTCGAGCATGCCGACCGGCATCTGGTTGAGCAGCCACTGCGGGCTGCGCGGCGGCCGGTGCCGGCTGCGCCCGGAGTCGGGCTGCCGCCGGCTGGCACGGGCCACCGCGCCGCTGCCGGCGCCGCCGGTCATCACCGCGTCAGAGCCGCTGAACGGCTCGATCGTCATCGGCTCGGCCCGTGGAGAGCGCGCCTGCGGGGCCCGGGCATCAGCTTGCTCATCAGCGCACGACCACCTGGTGCTTGGCCGACAGGAACAGCGAATGCGGCTTCAGCCGGATGGTGTCCCGGCCGCTGCCCAGCCGCCGTCCGGTGCGCAGGTCGTACTCGAACAGCAACAGCTCCTCGACCCGCTCGACGCCTTCCACCGACTCCAGCAGTTGCGCCGCCACCGAGCTGTTCAGGTCGGTGTCGAACATCCAGCCGATCCCCTCCGCGCCGCCGGTGAGCGGGTTGATGTAGCGGGTCAGCACGTCGATCGCCCGTTGCCGCACCAGTGGAGCGGGCCGTCCGGGCGGGGTGTGCACCAGCGCCACCACGCTGACGCCCTGGTAGTACGGCGTGCCGATCTCGATGGCGGTGCCCACCAGCCGGTGCTCGTCGAGGTGCTCGCTGATCTGGCGCAGCAGCGGAACCGAGATCGCGAAGTCGTCCAGCACGTGCTGGCGCGGGTCGCTGCGAACCTGCGGAACCACCAGCATCCGGACCGGGCCGGTCCCGGCAGCGGCCGGCAGGCAGCGAGCCCGGGCGACCTCGATCGAGGCTTCCTGGGTCAACCTCTCGAAATCACCTGCGGTGACGGCCCGTTGACCGGTGCGCAGGGTCAGCGGGCCGCGCACCTTCGCCTCGGCGACCGTCTCGGGGTCGACCCCGCCGGTGGCCGGATGCCGGTTGCCGACCGAGGCGATGTAGGGCACTGTCGAGCGCAGCACGCTGAGCGTCCGGGCGCCGACATTGCCTGCCGCGCCACCGCCGTGCCGGTAGCCGGTCACCGTGATCTCGCTGCCGTCGCGCGGGATGTGCCCGTGCTGGCGGACGACTCCGTTGGCGTAGCGCACCCGCGGGCCGAACTTGATGACCCCGCCGCCGCTCTCCCAGAGGTAATGCAGGTCATTGGGCCCGGACCGGGTGAAGTCCTCGACTTCCTGCCACACGGTCTCAACGTTGCGGTCGATCACGACGACATGCTCTTGCTCGGTGCGAGGCAGCACCGGCGCCCGACTCACCGCGAAGGACTGGGCCGGCGTGCCGTCGCTGCGCCCGAGCACCTCACCGGCGGCGTGCTCGGCGTGCTCAGCCGCGACCGTGCCGCCGACCGCCGCCACGCTCAGCGAGCCGATCCGCGGTGAAGCCTGGTAGGAGGGCTGGCCCGGACGTGGCGCGATCAGCCGCGCCCGCAACCAGAACGCGCCGTTGCCGGCCATCGTCAGCAGCTGGTGCTGCATCGGGATCAGCAACACGATCTCGCCGGCCCGGTTCAACCCGCCGGTGCTGTCGTCGTGCACCAGCGCCGAGATCCACGACTCGCCGCCCCAGACCTCCCACACCAGCGGCGGGTTTCGCGGGTCGACCCCGATTCCTTCGGCGTCGGCGGCCACCGTCAGCCGGATCGCCATGCCCGCCAGGCTGTGGGTGAAACCGAGGTAGAACGCGTCCCCGACCGCCAGCGGGGTGGAGGCGAAGCAGGTGGCGGCGACGTTGGGGTAGCGCAGGTCGTCCCACACGTCGGTGATCCGGTCGTCGGCCGCGGTGCTGGTCAACGCTCCCCGCAATACCGGCGGGGCGATCACCAGTTCGGCGCTGGTGGTGAAGATGACGGCTTCGCGAGCGGCGTTGGCGGCCGTGGTGCTCAGGGCGGTCGTCACCTGGGTTCCCTGCGGCACGGCGACCGGCTGATCCAACGGCGCCGACAGCCAGAACGTCAGGTCGGCGCGAGCGACCGAGGGTGGGAACGGCTCGATGCCGACCAGGTTCAGAAAGTGCACGTACAGCCGCTCGGGAACCTGGTTGAGCCGGAACAGCACCATCTCGCTCATCCACGCGAACAGCTCGATCAGCGCCACGCCCGGATCGGACAGGTTGTGGTTGGTCCATTCCGGGCAGAAGCGAGGAATGAGCCGTTTGGCTTCGTCGACGATGTCCTGAAAGGACCGGTCGTCGAGGTTAGGCGCGGGCAGGGGCATCAGGCACGCTCGCTATCAGAGGCGGGGATTCACTGGTGAGCACGGGGACAAGACCAGATCGGCTCATGATTCGGGCTCGTGAGGGATGACGTAGAACGGGTACACCAGGTTGCGCCGGTCGTTGGTCACCCGCACCCGGTAGGTGATGGTGATCCGGATGAGCGCCGAGTCGTCGGGGTCGATGACCGGTCGCACGTCATCGACGTCGATCCTGGGCTCCCACCGCGCCAACGCGTCCCGGACCGCTTCGGCGATCAGACCCAGCAGGTTCGCGGTGACCGGTTCGAACAGCAGATCCCAGATCCGGCACCCGAACTCCGGCCGCATCAAGCGCTCGCCCGGGGCGGTGAGCAACACCATCCTGATCGACCGGTCGAGGTCGTCAACGCCGTCGGTGAGCTTGATCGAACCGGTGTGGTCGACCTCCAGCGGCCAGCTGAAGCCCCGGCCCACGAAGGACCCGTCGGACTGGGCGAGGTCGGCCCGTCTAGTCGGGCTGTAGTCGTCCATCAGTTGATCGCCACCATTCCGCCTTTGAGAGTGAGCGCGGCGCTGCCCTCCACCGTGGTCGAGGCCTGCCCTTTGATGGCGACCATCGAGCCCTGCGCGGCCAGCTGACCCTGGCTGGTGACGGCCACTTTGGAGTTGCCGGTCAGCGCCAGTTCGGTTTGGGCTTCGATTGTCACCTTGTTGCCCTTGATGGTCACGTTCTGACTGGCGTCAATCTCGAACGAGGCCGAGCCGGCCTTGATCGAGATCGGCTTGCCGCCGGCCACCTCGATGTCGAGCTTGTCGGCGCCCAGCCGGATCTTGT
Protein-coding sequences here:
- a CDS encoding DUF222 domain-containing protein codes for the protein MSDADVLAELRELEVLRRRLAALDHALIAEVDRRGLAGQLVLPTTSALLQGLLRLSPHEAKQRVQAARACGPRTSLTGQALPALLPRLATAQAAGQVSTEHARVILHTLAQLPATVSTGDHALAEQHLVTAAETLRPREVGLLGQRILAHLHPDGVLADDAEQQRHRSFALIPNTDGSYRATGRLTPTCGAQLLAWLTPRSAPQPTDDAGPDPRSHGQRMHDALEDLAALAVRRTELVDSGAPAQVIISMTADQLA
- a CDS encoding DinB family protein — its product is MTELDEQGRPEPPIAAGEADTLLGFLEFQRATLAWKCSGLDAAGLNARVAGFSMTLGGLLKHLAYVEEHWFSRSLHGQDPRLPWSAVDWKTDPDWEWRTAAEDSPEQLHALWQDAVTRSRALVAEALADGGLERPARRGWPDGSAPSLRWILCHMIEEYARHNGHADFLRESVDGLTGE
- a CDS encoding excalibur calcium-binding domain-containing protein, whose translation is MARVKIIITVLASVAAVLAFASPASADTVSMQGISQGSYGNSAAAGTVRYQVAVEVAKDPAGAIVNVRGVGTVQKWANAAKVQVDMVRLGTDTTAVLTNSTPVNSGSATFASSRTGWRAVAPRTCVKYHVRANFSVRWMNGSLSRFSILSPLTAVCGPSNPPVYANCDSLNRTFPHGVGRSGAVDQVRGSTQPVTSFYVSSWIYSGNTARDADKDGIACERL
- a CDS encoding YigZ family protein, translated to MSYLTLAGDVHAELEVKRSRFLATVRRVPDEAAALALVAEHRRLYHAAGHHCSAFVIGPDQALVRVSDDGEPAGTAGMPMLNVLTGLGLSDVAAVVTRHFGGTLLGAGGLVRAYSGAVAAALEDARMIRRLRREIFAVTVEAGQAGQLESAVRNRGITVRGVEYGATEVVLTVAVAPGAVGSLQSLVATITAGSASLQPAGQDWVDEPL
- a CDS encoding phage tail protein, which encodes MTIEPFSGSDAVMTGGAGSGAVARASRRQPDSGRSRHRPPRSPQWLLNQMPVGMLDSEFFVKFLSLFQELADTLLEGADNIENVVDPTVAPDAMVRWMGSWIGVDSVDPSLPRELQRMIVRSSARTMSWRGTRRGLEQFLEMTSGGPAQVVDGGGVWREGDAPADTAFVRMTVASTGWLEQGDFVALVRDEVPAHVRAELWIGDRQVWSSAVEARR
- a CDS encoding putative baseplate assembly protein, which encodes MPLPAPNLDDRSFQDIVDEAKRLIPRFCPEWTNHNLSDPGVALIELFAWMSEMVLFRLNQVPERLYVHFLNLVGIEPFPPSVARADLTFWLSAPLDQPVAVPQGTQVTTALSTTAANAAREAVIFTTSAELVIAPPVLRGALTSTAADDRITDVWDDLRYPNVAATCFASTPLAVGDAFYLGFTHSLAGMAIRLTVAADAEGIGVDPRNPPLVWEVWGGESWISALVHDDSTGGLNRAGEIVLLIPMQHQLLTMAGNGAFWLRARLIAPRPGQPSYQASPRIGSLSVAAVGGTVAAEHAEHAAGEVLGRSDGTPAQSFAVSRAPVLPRTEQEHVVVIDRNVETVWQEVEDFTRSGPNDLHYLWESGGGVIKFGPRVRYANGVVRQHGHIPRDGSEITVTGYRHGGGAAGNVGARTLSVLRSTVPYIASVGNRHPATGGVDPETVAEAKVRGPLTLRTGQRAVTAGDFERLTQEASIEVARARCLPAAAGTGPVRMLVVPQVRSDPRQHVLDDFAISVPLLRQISEHLDEHRLVGTAIEIGTPYYQGVSVVALVHTPPGRPAPLVRQRAIDVLTRYINPLTGGAEGIGWMFDTDLNSSVAAQLLESVEGVERVEELLLFEYDLRTGRRLGSGRDTIRLKPHSLFLSAKHQVVVR
- a CDS encoding GPW/gp25 family protein, with protein sequence MDDYSPTRRADLAQSDGSFVGRGFSWPLEVDHTGSIKLTDGVDDLDRSIRMVLLTAPGERLMRPEFGCRIWDLLFEPVTANLLGLIAEAVRDALARWEPRIDVDDVRPVIDPDDSALIRITITYRVRVTNDRRNLVYPFYVIPHEPES